The following coding sequences are from one Nicotiana tabacum cultivar K326 chromosome 1, ASM71507v2, whole genome shotgun sequence window:
- the LOC107814830 gene encoding uncharacterized protein At1g76660, with protein sequence MRRVNGEQRGVDRTLETINAAATAIASVENRVPQAYVQKRRWGGCWSMYWCFGSQKQTKRIGHAVFVPETTAPGADRPAADNSTQAPSIVLPFIAPPSSPASFLPSEPPSATHSPVGSKCLSSMSTYSPSGPASIFAIGPYAHEPQLVSPPVFSTFTTEPSTAPFTPPPESVHLTTPSSPEVPFAKLLDPNHQNVDAGNRFPFAQYEFQSYQLQPGSPVSNLISPGSAISVSGTSSPFLDSESNPGRPQFLNLEKIAPHEWGSRQGSGTLTPDAVYPKYHDSFLLNHQNSGVPRLLKPLNGWKNDLTVVDHRVSFEITAEDVVRCVEKKPTMLMKTGSMSLQDVERNTKQEANLAEMSNGQECDGNEPSSETREGSSADGEDGQRHQKQRSITLGSSKEFNFDNVDGGYPDKATIGSDWWANEKVLGKQGGSSNNWIFPMMQPGIS encoded by the coding sequence AAACGAAGATGGGGAGGCTGCTGGAGCATGTATTGGTGTTTTGGGTCTCAGAAACAGACAAAGCGAATCGGACATGCAGTTTTTGTTCCTGAAACAACAGCCCCTGGGGCAGATAGACCTGCTGCTGATAATTCAACTCAAGCTCCTTCTATAGTGCTTCCCTTCATTGCCCCTCCCTCATCTCCTGCTTCTTTCTTGCCATCAGAACCTCCTTCCGCAACCCACTCACCAGTTGGCTCGAAATGCCTTTCCTCTATGTCTACATATTCTCCCAGTGGACCTGCCTCGATTTTTGCTATTGGGCCATATGCTCATGAACCTCAACTGGTATCTCCACCTGTATTCTCTACATTCACCACTGAACCATCAACTGCTCCGTTTACCCCTCCACCTGAGTCAGTCCACTTGACTACACCCTCATCGCCTGAGGTACCATTTGCTAAGCTTCTTGACCCCAATCACCAAAATGTTGATGCTGGTAATAGATTTCCTTTTGCTCagtatgaatttcaatcatatcAACTTCAACCAGGGAGTCCAGTCAGCAATTTGATATCGCCTGGGTCAGCCATTTCTGTATCTGGAACCTCATCTCCGTTTCTTGACAGTGAGTCTAATCCTGGACGCCCTCAGTTCCTGAACCTGGAGAAGATAGCCCCTCACGAATGGGGATCACGGCAAGGATCTGGGACTTTGACCCCTGATGCAGTATACCCCAAGTATCATGACAGTTTCCTTCTCAATCATCAGAACTCTGGTGTTCCTCGTCTTTTGAAGCCGCTTAATGGGTGGAAAAATGATCTAACAGTGGTCGACCATAGAGTTTCTTTCGAGATAACTGCAGAAGACGTAGTGAGGTGTGTGGAAAAGAAGCCAACGATGTTAATGAAAACTGGATCGATGTCTCTCCAGGATGTAGAGCGTAACACTAAACAAGAGGCAAACCTGGCTGAGATGTCAAATGGACAGGAGTGCGACGGGAATGAGCCTTCCAGTGAAACACGTGAGGGATCTTCTGCTGATGGAGAAGATGGACAGAGGCACCAGAAGCAAAGATCGATCACTCTTGGATCCTCAAAGGAATTTAACTTTGACAATGTGGATGGAGGATATCCTGATAAAGCTACTATTGGCTCTGATTGGTGGGCCAACGAGAAGGTTCTCGGGAAGCAGGGTGGGTCAAGCAATAACTGGATCTTCCCTATGATGCAGCCCGGCATCAGCTAA